A single window of Nicotiana sylvestris chromosome 3, ASM39365v2, whole genome shotgun sequence DNA harbors:
- the LOC138887213 gene encoding uncharacterized protein yields the protein MNGSVEAANKNIKKILRKMIEKHKQWHEKLSFALLGYRTTVCTSTRATPYMLVYGTKAVIPTEVEIPSLRIIQEAKLDDAEWVKNRYEKLALIDGKRMNAF from the coding sequence ATGAATGGATCAGTAGAAGCCgctaataagaatatcaagaagatattgaggaaaatgattgagaagcataaacaatggcacgagaagttatcatttgctcttctaGGTTACCGCACCACAGTTTGTACATCAActagggcaaccccctatatgctggtttatggtacaaaagcagtcattcccaccgaggtagaaattccctccctaaggatcatacaggaagctaagctcgacgatgcagagtgggtgaaaaaTCGTTATGAGAAGCTAGCCCTCATAgacggaaagaggatgaatgcattTTGA